The genome window GCATCAGCTCATCCACGCCCTGCGCCAGCGCCCACGCCTCGGCACGTTCAACCGCGGCCTCCAGTGACGGAAAAACTTCCGCACCTTCCAGCGCCAGATCGGTCTGACGGCTGACCACGATGTTCAAGCGCCCCGGCAGCGGTCGGCCCAGAGAATCCCAGGTCTTGCGCCCCATGATGATCGGCTTGCCGAGCGTGGTGGCCTTGAAATATTTGAAATCCCCCGGCAAATGCCAGGGCATGCTGTTGTCGACGCCGATCACACGGTTTTCACCGAGGGCTGCGATCAGGCTTAAAGGGAGAGTTTTTTTCATGGCGACGAGAATACCAGAGCCCCGAGCCAGGGGTTATGCTCCAGGCTCACAAACACGACAGGACAACGCGTGACTCCTCTGCACACTCTCTGGCTGACAGAAACCGTGCGCCTGCGTGAAGAACACGCCGGCCCCCTGGAAGACCTGGAAGCCAATCGCCTGGCCCGCTCGGCAGGGGGCGATCTGCCGACGCGTATCCAGCAGCGTGCCCTGCACCTGGCCGAGCGCGATGGGCTCAAGACCGCCCTCACCCGCTGGTTGCAAGGTGCACGCCTGGCGCTGGTGCTGCTGGTGGTCATCGCCGTGATCAGCGGCGCGGGCCTGGCCTTTGCCGCGCTGGGCAACGGGCTGAGCCCGGTGAATGTGTTCTGGGCCTTGGGCAGCTTGCTCGGCTTGAACCTGATCCTGCTGATCAGTTGGGCGTTGGGCCTGCTGTTTGCCGGCGAACACAGCGCCAGCCTCGGGCGACTGTGGTTATGGCTCAGTGAGAAGCTTGCCCGTGACGCCAAGGCTGCGCAGTTGGCGCCCGCGCTCCTGCTATTGCTGCAACGCCAGAAACTCAATCGCTGGGCTGTGGGTGTGCTGGTCAATAGCCTGTGGTTGTTGGCGTTGCTCAGCGCCCTGGTGATTCTTCTTACGCTACTTGCCACCCGCCGCTACGGCTTCGTGTGGGAAACCACCATCCTCGGCGCCGACACCTTCGTCGCCGTGACCCAGGCCCTCGGCACCCTGCCCGCCCTGCTGGGCTTCAATGTACCGAGCGTCGAGATGATCCGTGCCAGCGGCGATTCCGCGCTGAATATCGAAAGCGCCCGCCAAGCCTGGGCCGCCTGGCTGGTGGGCGTGCTGCTGGTCTATGGCCTGTTGCCCCGCTTAATCCTCGCCCTGCTGTGCTTATGGCGCTGGAAGCGTGGGCGCGCCGCGCTGCACCTGGACCTCAACCTGCCCGGCTACAGCCAATTGCGCGAACGCCTGATGCCGAGCAGCGAGCGCCTTGGGGTCAATGATGCGGCGCCCGAACAACTGCATCACGTCAGCGGCGGCGTCAGCGAACTGCAAAGCGACGGCGCGCTACTGGTCGCCATCGAACTGGACGACCAGCACTCCTGGCCGCCCAAACTGCCGCACAACGTGAAGAACGCCGGCATCCTCGACAGCCGCGAATCACGCAACAAACTGCTGGAGCAACTCACGCGTTTTCCGCCCGCCCGCCTGGCCATCGCCTGCGACCCGCGTCGCTCGCCGGATCGCGGCAGCCTGGCGCTGATCGCCGAACTCGCCCGCAGCGCCACCGCCACCCGCGTGTGGTTATTGCAGGCCCCGCCCGGCCAGGCCCTGGACGCCGAACGCCTGGGCGACTGGCACGCCGCACTGCAACAGCTTGAGTTGCCCTTTGCCGACTGCGCGCCGCTGAACTGGCTGGAGACCGGTCATGACTAAGCCCCTGAAACTCGCCGTGGTCGGCCACACCAATGTCGGCAAGACCTCGCTGCTACGCACCCTCACGCGAGACGTCGGTTTCGGCGAAGTGTCCCATCGTCCCAGCACCACACGGCATGTGGAAGGCGCGCGCTTGTCGGTCGACGGCGAAGCCTTGCTGGAGCTGTACGACACCCCCGGCCTGGAAGACGCCATCGCCTTGCTCGATTACCTGGAGCGCCTGGATCGCCCCGGCGAACGCCTCGACGGCCCGGCCCGCCTGGCGCGCTTCCTGGAAGGCAGCGAAGCGCGCCAGCGTTTCGAACAAGAGGCCAAGGTGCTGCGCCAACTGCTCGCCTCCGACGCCGGTCTGTATGTGATCGACGCCCGCGAGCCGGTACTGGCCAAGTACCGCGATGAGCTGCAAGTGCTGGCCAGCTGCGGCAAACCGTTGCTGCCGGTGCTCAACTTTGTCAGCAGCAGCGACCACCGCGAGCCGGACTGGCGCGAAGCCCTGGCCCGGCTTGGCCTGCACGCGCTGGTGCGCTTCGACAGCGTGGCACCGCCGGAAGACGGCGAACGGCGCCTGTATGAAAGCCTGGCCCTGCTGCTGGAAAACGCGCGGCCGCAATTGGAACGGCTGATCCTGGATCAAGAGGCGCAGCGTCATGCCCGTCAGCAAAGCGCCGCCCGGCTGATCGCCGAGTTGCTGATCGACTGCGCCGCCTGCCGCCGCAGTGTGGTCACCGAAGATGAGCAACACGCCATCGGCGACCTGCGCAAAGCCGTGCGCCAACGTGAACAAAAATGTGTGGAAGCGCTGCTCAAGCTGTTCGGCTTCCGCCCGCAGGATGCCGCCGCCAGTGACCTGCCGCTGCTGGACGGGCGCTGGGGCGACGACCTGTTCAACCCGGAAACCCTCAAGCAACTCGGCGTGCGGGTCGGTGGCGGGATCGCCGCAGGCGCGGCGGCGGGTGCCGGTGTGGATCTGTTGGTCGGCGGCCTGACCTTGGGCGCCGCCGCCCTGGCCGGCGCCATTGCCGGAGGCGCGCTGCAAACCGCACGCAGCTATGGCAGCCGGTTGCTGGGCAAGATCAAAGGCCAGCGCGAACTCACCGTCGACGACAGCGTATTGCGCCTGCTCGCCCTGCGCCAACGCCAGTTGCTCAAGGCCCTGGACCTGCGCGGCCATGCGGCGATGCACAGCATCAAGGTCGACACGCCCCAGGACAAAACCTGGCGCGAAGGCAAGTTGCCGGACGCGTTGCACAAAGCCCGCGCCCATCCACAATGGTCGTCGCTCAACCCTCACCCCAAGCTCAGCCAGGCCGAGCGCCAGGAACAGGTCGAAGCACTGGCCCGGCGCCTCGACGAAACCTAAGCCTCCAGCACTTGCCGCGCCTTGGCCTTGAGCACCTCAAGGTCGAGCACCGGCACGTGCATTACCTTGGCCTGTTCGTCCCAATGGCGCATGCGCAGGCTGACCTCACACAGCGGGTCTTGCTCAAACGCCTGGGCTTCTTCCTGGGTCATTACACCGCCCTGGTATCCGAGCGTACGGCGGCTGGCTTCGCTCAGGCGGGCGTAATAGTCTGGCTGGCTGAAGGTCAGGTAGCGCTTGGCTTGCACGTGATATTCCACCAGCTTGGCCATGCGCTCGCTGAAGCCTGCACGACGCAGGTAATCGGCGCCGAGCCGCTCATGGCTGACCACGCCATAGCCGCCCATGTTGTCGCCGCCCTCGCCGCACAAGTGCCCGATATCGTGGAAAAACGCCGCCAGCACCACTTCATCATCGAAGCCTTCGGCCATGGCCAACTGCGCGGCCTGGGACATGTGCTCGATCTGCGACACCGGTTCGCCAATGTAATCCGCCGTGCCGTGCTGTTCGTATAAGCCGAAGACCTCGGCGATGGTCTGCTCAGGGTTCATCACGCCGCCCCCCACAAGGTTGTGATATTACGTTCGGCCATCGCCGGCCCCACGCTCATGCCCACACCCGTGTGCATCAACGCCGCGCTCACACCCGGCGCCGCCCGCAGGAACGAAAACGGCGCCGGCCCGCGCGAGCCGTACACGCCCTGCCAACGCTCCACCACCTGGATCTTGCAGCCCAGGGTCTGCTCGGCCAACTCGATCATCCAGTCATCGACCTGCTCGGCATTGAACGGCGATGCATCGCTGCCGTAGTCATGGGAATCACCGATGATCAGTTCGCCATGGGGCGTGGGGCTGATCAGCAAATGGATGCCGTGCTCGTGCAGGTGTGGCGCTTCACGCAGGATCTGCGTCTGCACAGGCGCGGCTTCCGGGAGATCGGCGAAAGCGCCGTAGTGCACGCAGCTCAAGCCGGTGAGCAAGGCGTGTTGCAGGTTCAGGTTCACCGCTGGCCGCGCGCGCAGCATTTGCAGGCGACAGATGCTCGGGTTGAGCTCGGCCATCGCTTCGGCCAGCAGGGTCTGGTAGTCGTGGCCGGAGCACACGATGATCTGCTCACCGCGAAAACTGCCCGCTGTGCTGTGCAACTGGCCCGGTTCAACGTCGCGCACCAGGGTGGAGAAGTAGAACTCCACCTTCAGCTCTTGCGCCAGGTAGTTGATCAGCGCTGGGATCGCTTCACGCGAATACAGCTGCTGGTCATCCTTGCCGTGCAGCGCAGCGCGGTGATGGCGGAACTGGCCGCCATACAGGTCCTTCATCGCGGAGCCTTGCAGCAACTCGACGTTGTAGCCGTGTTCCTGCGCACGGCCAGCGCAGAACGCTTTCAGCAAATGCTCTTCGGCTTCGGTACGGGCGAACAGGTAGGAACCGTTGCGCTTGAGTTGCAGCCCGGCGACCTGGGCCCAGTGCCCCCAAATCTCGCGGCTTTCACGCGCCAGATCGAGCATCGGCCCCGGCGGCTGGCCGGTCACCAGCGCCTGGCCGAAGTTGCGCACCGAGGCGCCCAGGGGCGTGGCGCTGCGTTCGAACACCTTGACCTTGAGGCCGCGCCTGGCGGCAGCAAAGGCGTGGGATAGGCCGAGGATGCCGGCGCCGATGATCAGCAGATCGCTGTGGTGTGTCATATCGTGATGTCCTGTTTTCCAGACCGCCATCGGGGGCAAGCCCCCTCCCACACTTGAAAGTGTTCACAGTTCAAAATGTGGGAGGGGGCTTGCCCCCGATAAGGCCAGTAGCGCTAACGAAAAACCTTACTGACCGGCAACCTTCTCCGATTTGCCGTCATAACGCTTGCGCCACTCGGTCAAGATGCTGTCGCGGTTCTTCGACGCCCAGGCAAAGTCGTTCTTGATCAAGCGCTGCTCGTAGTCGGCCGGCAATTCGGTCTGCGGCTTGGCGATACCCGGCTGGGCGAGCACGGCAAAGTTGTCCTTGTACAGGTCCATGGCCGCCGGGCTGGCGGAGAAGTCGGCGAGCTTCTGCGCGGCGTCCTTGTGCGCGGTGCCTTTGATCACGGCGGTGGCTTCGATGTCCCAGCCCAAGCCTTCCTTCGGCAAGATGATGTCCAGTGGCGCGCCCTGGCGTTTCAGCTGTACAGCCGGGTACTCAAACGAAATGCCGATCGGGAACTCACCGGAAGCCGCCAGCTTGCACGGCTTGGAGCCGGAGTGAACGTACTGGCCGATGTTCTGGTGCAGGTCGTCCATGTACTGCCAGCCCTGCTTCTCGCCGAAGGTCTGCAACCAGGCGCTGACGTCCAGGAAACCGGTGCCGGACGAGGCCGGGTTGGGCATGACGATCTTGCCCTTGTACTCCGGCTTGGTCAGGTCCTGCCAGCTCACCGGCTTGGTCAGGCCCTGTTTCTCTGCTTCAACGGTGTTGAAGCAGATGGTCGCGGCCCATACGTCCATGCCGACCCAGGCCGGAGGGTTGGCGGCGTCGCGGTAGTTCTTGCCGATCTTGTCCAGGTCCTTCGGCGCGTAGTTGTCCAGCATGCCTTGCTGGTCGAGGATCGCCAGGCTGGACGCGGCCAGGCCCCAGACTGCGTCAGCTTGCGGGCGGTCTTTCTCGGCCAGCAGCTTGGCGGTGATGATGCCGGTGGAATCGCGCACCCATTTGATCTCGACGTCGGGGTTAGCCTGTTCGAAGGCCTTTTTGTAGGTCTTCAATTGCTCGGCTTCGAGGGCCGTGTACACGGTCAACTCGGTCTTGGCGAAGGCATTCAGGCTGAATGCAGTCAGTACGGCAGCGACCAGCGCCAGGGGCTTGAACATGGAACACCTCCTTCAGGATTATTGGCCGGGCGCGGTCTGGCGCCAGGCTTGGGAGCGGCGCAGTGCGCCACGTGAGGCCCACGCCAGCAGCAGCGAGACGCCGGCCGACGTGAACAGGATCAGGGTCGACATCGCCGCCGCACCGCCCACATTGCCGGCGTCGTCCATGTTCAACACGGCGACGGCGGCGAGGATGGTGTCGGGGCTGTAGAGGAAGATCGCGGCGGACACGGTGGTCATCGCCGACACGAACAGATAGCGCACGATATCCAGCAGCGCCGGCAGGCAGATCGGCACCGTCACTTTCAGGTAATGCCGGTACAGCGGTGCCTTGAGCGACAGCGCAGCGGCTTCGAACTCGGCGTCGAGCTGGCGCAGTGCGGTAGTCGCGGTCATTTGTGCAGTGGTCAAATAATGCGCAATGGTGCACACCACCAGCAGGGTCATGGTCCCGTAGAACACATGCAGCGGGTTGCCGTTGAGGTTGAAAAAGAACACGTAGCCCAGGCCCAGCACCAGGCCCGGCACGGCCATCGGCACGAAGCTGAGCATGCGCAGGGCCAGGTTGAGGCCCTTCTGGCCCTTGGTTTTTTCCATCAGGTAGGCGCCGGTGAAGATCAGCACGCTGCCGATCAATGCGGTGCACAGGGCCAGGGTCAGGCTGTTGCGATAAGCCAGCCAGCCGCCGCCGGCCGTGTCTTCGAACTGGTAATGGTTGAGGGACAGCGACAGGTTGTACGGCCAGAATTTCACCAGCGAGGAATACACCGCCATGCCGAACACCAGCAACAACACCGCGCAGATCAGCAACACGATGGCCAGGTAGCAGGCGTCCCTCAAACGCGATGGCGCTGGTTGAAACACTTGCGCGCGCCCGCTCATCGAGTCGCCGTGACGACGACGCAGCCAGGCATCCACCCCAAAGCTGAACAGCGCCGGCAGCAGCAACACCATGCCGATCAATGCACCGCGCCCGAACTGTTGCTGGCCGACCACGGCCTTGTAGGCTTCCAGGGCCAGCACCTGATAATCGCCACCCACCACCACGGGCACGCCGAAGTCGGTGATGGTCAGGGTGAACACCAGGCAAAACGCGGCGAATACCGCCTGGCGCGTGGCCGGCCAGGTAATGCTGCGAAACGCCCGGGCCGGGCTGGCGCCCATGCTGGAGGCGGCATCGAACAGGCGTGCATCCGCCAGGGACAACGCCGACAGTAGAATCATCAAGGCATGTGGGAAGGTGTAGATCACCTCCCCCAGCACAATGCCCCAGAAACCGTAGATATTCTCAGAGAGCAACCCACGCAGCATGCCCTGGTTACCGAACAGGTAGACCAACGCAATGCCCGGCAGCATCGACGGCGCCATCAGCGGCAGCAGCGACATACCGCGCCAGATCACCTTGCCGGGAATCAAGGTGCGTTGCAGGGCGTAGGCAAACAGGTAAGCCAGCGGTACGACGATGGCCGCCACACTGAGGGAGACTTTCAGGCTATTGCCCAACAGCCAGTGGAAATTGGCACTGGTCACCAGTTCCCGTGCCGCCACCCAGCCACCGCCCTGTCCGGCCTCGCTGCTGAAACCCCGCCAGAAGATCGCCAGCAACGGCATCAAGACAGCGATGCCCAGCAGCAATAGCCACAGCAGTTTGCCGCCGACGACGAAAATTCTGTCGCCGGTTTCGGCGCGGGAAACCTGGCGTGGCAGGGTCATGACAGCGGCCATCTCAGGCAAACACCTGCAGGCTGCGCGGCGGCAAGGCCACCCAGATGTCCTGTGCGCCCAGGCGCGGCATGGCTTCCGGAGCCAGTTCGGCGAGCAGCGGGTGGCCGGGCAATTGCTCCAGCTCAAAGCTCATGCGGCAGCGGTTGCCGAGGAAGGTGATCTCGCGGACCTTGGCCGGGAACAGGTTTTCTTCATGCACCGCCGGGTTGACGCTGATCGCTTCCGGGCGACAAAACAGACGGCCGGACTTGGCCACGCCGGCATCGTCGGCCAGGCGCATGTTCATCCCGCCGACCTGGGCGTGGCTGGCACAGTTGCGGCTGAACGGCAGCCAATTGCCCTGGCCGACAAACTCCGCCACGAACGGCGTGGCCGGACGGTCGTAGATCTCCTGGGGCGTGGCGTATTGCTCGACCTTGCCGTTGTTCATCACGGCGATGCGGTCGGCCATCAGCATGGCTTCGTCCTGATTGTGGGTGACCATCAGCGTGGTGATACCCAGGCGCCGTTGCAGTTGGCGCAGCTCGGTGCACAGATGCTCACGCACGCGGGCGTCGAGGGCCGACATCGGTTCATCCAGCAACAACAACGACGGCGCGGGCGCCAAGGCACGCGCCAAAGCGACGCGCTGCTGCTGGCCGCCAGACAGCTGGCCGGGGTATTTCTTTTCACTGCCGACCAGGCCGACCAGTTCAAGCATCTGTCCGACGCGCTGGCGCACTTCATCGCGACCACTGCCGGTGAGGCCGTAGCCGATGTTCGCTTCGACGGTGAGGTTGGGAAACAACGCGTAGGACTGGAACAAAATGCCGTAGTCCCGGGCCTGTGGCGGCAGCCGGGACACATCGCGGTTGCCCAGGTAAAGCTCGCCACTGTCCTGGCGTTCCAGGCCGGCGATGCAGCGCAGCAAGGTGGTCTTGCCGCAACCGGACGGGCCCAGCAGGCACACCAGCTCGCCGGCGGCGACGTCCAGCGAGACGTTATCCAGCGCGGTAAACGCGCCGAAGCGTTTCTGGATACCGCGCACCTTCATGGGCGCGCCGGGTTGGGTCAGGGCTGTGTTCATGCAAGGCACCTCATCGAACGGATGAAGGCCATGCTAGGGAGGCAATGCGTCCCTGGTGTGGCAGAAAGGCAAAACCCGGTGATAGTGGTATTGGTGGATTTGGGTAGGGCTCTCAGCGCTGAGTTGCCTGGTCTATCGCTATCGGGGGCAAGCCCCCTCCCACATTAGACCCCGTTCTCATGTTGGAACTCGGTCAAGTGTGGGAGGGGGCTTGCCCCCGATTGGCCCTCAAGGCGATCACCACGCTTCAGAGCGGCGACATTTCCTGCGCCAACCCCAGAAACGCCGCCGGCAGGCGAGCACTTTTTCGTTCTTTGAGGCAGTACAGATACTCCGGAATCTGCGGCGCGTTCTCGATAGTCAGCACGCGCAATTGCGGGTCATGGGGCACTTCCTGCCGCGCAATGATGCTGATGCCAATGTTGCGCAACACCGCCTCACGGATCGACTCACGGCTGCCAATCTCCAGCAACGGGCCATAGCTCACGTTGGCGCTTTGCAAGAGTTCTTCAGTCAGGCGCCGCGTAGTTGAGCCTGCTTCACGCATCAGCAAGGTGTGCCCGGCCAAAGCGCTCAGCGGCACATGGTCGAGCTTGGCCAACGGATGGTTGCAATGCACCGCCAGCACCAGCGGGTCGGTGCCCAGCACACGGCGAATCAGGCGTGGGTCTTCCAGCAGTTGCGAGGAGGCGGCGACGTCGACGCGGTAGTCGTCCAAGGCTTCGAGCACCTGCTGGGAGTTGCCGATTTCCACCGATACCTCCACCTGCGGCAGGCGTTCACGAAAGGCTTTGACCAGGTCGAGGATGTAGTACGGCGCCGTCGCGGCAATTCTCAGTGCGCCTTGGACCTGGCCGTTGTTGCGCAGGAAGAACTCGATGTCGGCTTCCTGCTGCAACAGCGCCTTGACCATCGGCAGCAGCCGCGCGCCCTCGTCGCTGACGGTGAGGCGACGGCCGCCACGGTAGAACAGCTCAACACCGTATTGGCTTTCCAGGTTACGGATCTGGGTGGTGACCGTGGGTTGGCTCAGGCCGAGTTTTTTCGCCGCCTGGGTAATGCTGCCCAGGCGGGCGACCATGAAAAAAGCCTTTAACTCGGCGCTCAGCACACCACCCTCTCATCGTTTATTTGCGCAACAGGCGCAGGCCATTGAACACCACCAGCAGGCTCACGCCCATGTCGGCGAACACCGCCATCCACATGGTGGCCATGCCCAGGAAGGTGACCGCCAGGAAGATCGCCTTGATCACCAATGCGAGGGCGATGTTCTGCTTGAGGATACTCGACGTTTGCCGCGACAGACGAATGAAAGCCGGAATCTTGCGCAGGTCATCGTCCATCAAGGCCACATCAGCGGTCTCGATGGCCGTATCAGTACCCGCTGCGGCCATGGCAAAACCTATCTCG of Pseudomonas azotoformans contains these proteins:
- a CDS encoding dihydrofolate reductase, which codes for MKKTLPLSLIAALGENRVIGVDNSMPWHLPGDFKYFKATTLGKPIIMGRKTWDSLGRPLPGRLNIVVSRQTDLALEGAEVFPSLEAAVERAEAWALAQGVDELMLIGGAQLYAQGLEQADRLYLTRVALSPEGDAWFPEFDLNRWRLVSNLENAAEGDKPAYNFEVWEKA
- a CDS encoding DUF2868 domain-containing protein, whose amino-acid sequence is MTPLHTLWLTETVRLREEHAGPLEDLEANRLARSAGGDLPTRIQQRALHLAERDGLKTALTRWLQGARLALVLLVVIAVISGAGLAFAALGNGLSPVNVFWALGSLLGLNLILLISWALGLLFAGEHSASLGRLWLWLSEKLARDAKAAQLAPALLLLLQRQKLNRWAVGVLVNSLWLLALLSALVILLTLLATRRYGFVWETTILGADTFVAVTQALGTLPALLGFNVPSVEMIRASGDSALNIESARQAWAAWLVGVLLVYGLLPRLILALLCLWRWKRGRAALHLDLNLPGYSQLRERLMPSSERLGVNDAAPEQLHHVSGGVSELQSDGALLVAIELDDQHSWPPKLPHNVKNAGILDSRESRNKLLEQLTRFPPARLAIACDPRRSPDRGSLALIAELARSATATRVWLLQAPPGQALDAERLGDWHAALQQLELPFADCAPLNWLETGHD
- a CDS encoding DUF3482 domain-containing protein encodes the protein MTKPLKLAVVGHTNVGKTSLLRTLTRDVGFGEVSHRPSTTRHVEGARLSVDGEALLELYDTPGLEDAIALLDYLERLDRPGERLDGPARLARFLEGSEARQRFEQEAKVLRQLLASDAGLYVIDAREPVLAKYRDELQVLASCGKPLLPVLNFVSSSDHREPDWREALARLGLHALVRFDSVAPPEDGERRLYESLALLLENARPQLERLILDQEAQRHARQQSAARLIAELLIDCAACRRSVVTEDEQHAIGDLRKAVRQREQKCVEALLKLFGFRPQDAAASDLPLLDGRWGDDLFNPETLKQLGVRVGGGIAAGAAAGAGVDLLVGGLTLGAAALAGAIAGGALQTARSYGSRLLGKIKGQRELTVDDSVLRLLALRQRQLLKALDLRGHAAMHSIKVDTPQDKTWREGKLPDALHKARAHPQWSSLNPHPKLSQAERQEQVEALARRLDET
- a CDS encoding phosphonate degradation HD-domain oxygenase — protein: MNPEQTIAEVFGLYEQHGTADYIGEPVSQIEHMSQAAQLAMAEGFDDEVVLAAFFHDIGHLCGEGGDNMGGYGVVSHERLGADYLRRAGFSERMAKLVEYHVQAKRYLTFSQPDYYARLSEASRRTLGYQGGVMTQEEAQAFEQDPLCEVSLRMRHWDEQAKVMHVPVLDLEVLKAKARQVLEA
- a CDS encoding TIGR03364 family FAD-dependent oxidoreductase, producing the protein MTHHSDLLIIGAGILGLSHAFAAARRGLKVKVFERSATPLGASVRNFGQALVTGQPPGPMLDLARESREIWGHWAQVAGLQLKRNGSYLFARTEAEEHLLKAFCAGRAQEHGYNVELLQGSAMKDLYGGQFRHHRAALHGKDDQQLYSREAIPALINYLAQELKVEFYFSTLVRDVEPGQLHSTAGSFRGEQIIVCSGHDYQTLLAEAMAELNPSICRLQMLRARPAVNLNLQHALLTGLSCVHYGAFADLPEAAPVQTQILREAPHLHEHGIHLLISPTPHGELIIGDSHDYGSDASPFNAEQVDDWMIELAEQTLGCKIQVVERWQGVYGSRGPAPFSFLRAAPGVSAALMHTGVGMSVGPAMAERNITTLWGAA
- a CDS encoding putative 2-aminoethylphosphonate ABC transporter substrate-binding protein is translated as MFKPLALVAAVLTAFSLNAFAKTELTVYTALEAEQLKTYKKAFEQANPDVEIKWVRDSTGIITAKLLAEKDRPQADAVWGLAASSLAILDQQGMLDNYAPKDLDKIGKNYRDAANPPAWVGMDVWAATICFNTVEAEKQGLTKPVSWQDLTKPEYKGKIVMPNPASSGTGFLDVSAWLQTFGEKQGWQYMDDLHQNIGQYVHSGSKPCKLAASGEFPIGISFEYPAVQLKRQGAPLDIILPKEGLGWDIEATAVIKGTAHKDAAQKLADFSASPAAMDLYKDNFAVLAQPGIAKPQTELPADYEQRLIKNDFAWASKNRDSILTEWRKRYDGKSEKVAGQ
- a CDS encoding putative 2-aminoethylphosphonate ABC transporter permease subunit, producing MAAVMTLPRQVSRAETGDRIFVVGGKLLWLLLLGIAVLMPLLAIFWRGFSSEAGQGGGWVAARELVTSANFHWLLGNSLKVSLSVAAIVVPLAYLFAYALQRTLIPGKVIWRGMSLLPLMAPSMLPGIALVYLFGNQGMLRGLLSENIYGFWGIVLGEVIYTFPHALMILLSALSLADARLFDAASSMGASPARAFRSITWPATRQAVFAAFCLVFTLTITDFGVPVVVGGDYQVLALEAYKAVVGQQQFGRGALIGMVLLLPALFSFGVDAWLRRRHGDSMSGRAQVFQPAPSRLRDACYLAIVLLICAVLLLVFGMAVYSSLVKFWPYNLSLSLNHYQFEDTAGGGWLAYRNSLTLALCTALIGSVLIFTGAYLMEKTKGQKGLNLALRMLSFVPMAVPGLVLGLGYVFFFNLNGNPLHVFYGTMTLLVVCTIAHYLTTAQMTATTALRQLDAEFEAAALSLKAPLYRHYLKVTVPICLPALLDIVRYLFVSAMTTVSAAIFLYSPDTILAAVAVLNMDDAGNVGGAAAMSTLILFTSAGVSLLLAWASRGALRRSQAWRQTAPGQ
- a CDS encoding putative 2-aminoethylphosphonate ABC transporter ATP-binding protein; its protein translation is MNTALTQPGAPMKVRGIQKRFGAFTALDNVSLDVAAGELVCLLGPSGCGKTTLLRCIAGLERQDSGELYLGNRDVSRLPPQARDYGILFQSYALFPNLTVEANIGYGLTGSGRDEVRQRVGQMLELVGLVGSEKKYPGQLSGGQQQRVALARALAPAPSLLLLDEPMSALDARVREHLCTELRQLQRRLGITTLMVTHNQDEAMLMADRIAVMNNGKVEQYATPQEIYDRPATPFVAEFVGQGNWLPFSRNCASHAQVGGMNMRLADDAGVAKSGRLFCRPEAISVNPAVHEENLFPAKVREITFLGNRCRMSFELEQLPGHPLLAELAPEAMPRLGAQDIWVALPPRSLQVFA
- a CDS encoding LysR family transcriptional regulator: MLSAELKAFFMVARLGSITQAAKKLGLSQPTVTTQIRNLESQYGVELFYRGGRRLTVSDEGARLLPMVKALLQQEADIEFFLRNNGQVQGALRIAATAPYYILDLVKAFRERLPQVEVSVEIGNSQQVLEALDDYRVDVAASSQLLEDPRLIRRVLGTDPLVLAVHCNHPLAKLDHVPLSALAGHTLLMREAGSTTRRLTEELLQSANVSYGPLLEIGSRESIREAVLRNIGISIIARQEVPHDPQLRVLTIENAPQIPEYLYCLKERKSARLPAAFLGLAQEMSPL